A part of Candidatus Omnitrophota bacterium genomic DNA contains:
- a CDS encoding glycosyltransferase family A protein — protein sequence MRLSVIIATYNRSQSLSRMLQSLLEQKTERPLDFEVIVVDNNSKDNTKSVVESLTPAFNNRLRYIFEQKQGKSHALNKGIQEAAGEILAFTDDDVIVDSRWLNNILSCFETFSCDGLGGRILPQYPPHAPRWLVDNKDLIVGPVVNYNQGESTVVYQKPMYEFLGANFAFKKGLFEECGLFRTDIGPGTKVLGEDTEITNRFLQAGKRLYYCGQALVWHPVEAERMTLKYVTSWYVALGRYRVMMGQQNSLFQEAAYFFGVPNPLAKRMASEARYFLTHIFNQRELLRAWVDLCVSYGKASQIRHIRKAPRKTL from the coding sequence CGCCTGAGCGTCATTATTGCCACATATAATCGCAGCCAATCCCTGTCCAGGATGCTTCAAAGTCTCTTAGAGCAAAAGACGGAGCGCCCCTTGGATTTTGAAGTAATCGTTGTCGATAATAACTCGAAAGACAACACAAAAAGTGTCGTTGAATCCTTGACTCCGGCGTTTAACAACCGGTTGCGCTATATATTCGAACAAAAACAGGGGAAGTCGCACGCGCTTAATAAGGGGATCCAGGAAGCCGCCGGAGAGATCCTCGCCTTCACGGATGACGATGTCATTGTCGACAGCCGATGGCTGAATAATATCCTCTCCTGTTTTGAAACTTTCTCCTGTGACGGCCTGGGAGGAAGGATCCTGCCGCAATATCCCCCCCATGCGCCGCGTTGGCTCGTTGACAACAAGGACCTTATTGTCGGCCCGGTTGTCAACTATAACCAGGGGGAGAGCACGGTGGTTTACCAAAAGCCCATGTATGAGTTCCTGGGCGCCAATTTTGCTTTTAAAAAAGGCCTTTTCGAGGAATGCGGGCTTTTCCGCACGGATATCGGCCCCGGCACAAAGGTCCTGGGCGAGGACACCGAGATCACCAACCGTTTTTTACAGGCCGGCAAGCGTTTATACTACTGCGGTCAGGCCCTTGTGTGGCACCCGGTGGAGGCTGAGCGCATGACACTCAAATATGTCACCTCCTGGTATGTGGCTTTGGGACGATATCGGGTCATGATGGGACAGCAAAATTCCTTGTTCCAGGAAGCCGCCTATTTTTTCGGCGTCCCGAATCCATTAGCCAAAAGAATGGCGTCCGAGGCCCGGTATTTTTTGACGCATATTTTCAATCAAAGAGAATTGTTGAGGGCCTGGGTGGATTTATGCGTTTCATACGGAAAAGCGTCGCAAATCAGGCATATTCGAAAAGCCCCAAGGAAGACATTATGA
- a CDS encoding glycosyltransferase family 2 protein yields the protein MTLISIVVCTYNRAEVLKVTLDGLLRQEVHGAFDYEILVIDNNSTDHSKSVVEEFIPRSGGKMKYFFQPVQGKSESLNMAVPLAKGDIVAFTDDDVVLSPSWLYELYQCFAEHGCDGVGGRVLPIYPEGTPVWVRENPHQVAGAVVIYDHGEGVREFDQTMELFIGANYAFHREVFDHCGMFRTDLRYNGVHIGEDREFIRRLIKTGKVLYYCGKAVVWHPVDLKRLRFRPMVRWHMAAGRCAADLESEDKSEMFVCCFGFPRYLLKGICGDALGMALNAFDRVKFFRNFRGFFRKLGMILQYRVLAKRARGNDGQG from the coding sequence ATGACCCTCATCAGCATCGTCGTCTGCACCTATAACAGGGCCGAAGTCTTAAAGGTAACACTGGACGGCCTCTTGCGCCAGGAAGTCCATGGGGCCTTTGATTATGAAATCCTGGTCATAGACAATAACTCAACAGATCACAGTAAATCGGTTGTCGAGGAATTCATCCCGCGGTCTGGAGGGAAGATGAAGTATTTTTTTCAACCAGTCCAGGGAAAATCCGAGTCGCTCAATATGGCTGTTCCCTTGGCAAAAGGCGATATTGTCGCGTTCACGGATGACGATGTTGTTCTGTCGCCATCCTGGCTTTATGAGTTATATCAATGCTTCGCGGAACATGGCTGTGACGGCGTGGGGGGGCGGGTGCTGCCGATCTATCCGGAGGGGACTCCGGTTTGGGTCCGGGAGAACCCCCATCAGGTTGCCGGGGCCGTTGTCATTTATGATCACGGCGAAGGCGTGCGAGAATTTGATCAGACAATGGAACTTTTTATCGGGGCAAATTACGCTTTTCACCGGGAAGTATTTGACCATTGCGGGATGTTCCGCACGGATTTAAGATATAACGGTGTTCATATCGGCGAAGATCGCGAATTTATCCGGCGGCTGATCAAAACCGGTAAGGTCTTGTATTATTGCGGAAAGGCCGTTGTTTGGCATCCGGTGGATTTAAAGCGGTTGCGGTTCCGGCCCATGGTCCGCTGGCATATGGCTGCGGGCCGCTGCGCCGCTGATTTGGAATCGGAGGACAAATCTGAAATGTTTGTCTGTTGTTTCGGTTTTCCAAGATACCTCCTGAAGGGAATTTGCGGTGATGCCTTGGGAATGGCGCTGAACGCCTTTGACCGGGTCAAATTCTTCAGGAATTTCCGCGGCTTTTTTAGGAAACTGGGCATGATCCTTCAGTACCGGGTTTTGGCAAAGAGAGCAAGGGGGAATGATGGCCAAGGTTAG
- a CDS encoding glycosyltransferase yields the protein MMAKVSVIVPTYNRAQYLPRALNSVLAQTYRDYEVIVVDDGSTDETPQAMKPFEGRVTYVRQKNGGSASARNRGIEEAKGEYIAFLDSDDYWVADKLEAQVRILDAHPKVGIVYGRMPIVNEKGEKIGMKPAGVSGRNFKELLDVWGDLPTSTVMTRRVCFEKAGMFDTSLTTMQDIDMWLRIARLYDLYEIEGQVLAYYCRHGSQATSDKVKVYGGLVRIYKKIFKTFPDAPRDVMVKRIASNQYMLSRSYYDRRLYTDALRNLAETLLRYPHVGTLFWESRDGSGGKAFKLVKPYLYFGICALKAAGQGTKIFLKPFAEKSK from the coding sequence ATGATGGCCAAGGTTAGCGTGATTGTCCCGACATACAACCGCGCGCAATATCTTCCCCGTGCGCTGAACAGCGTTTTGGCGCAAACGTACAGGGATTATGAAGTCATTGTCGTGGATGATGGGTCGACGGACGAGACGCCGCAAGCCATGAAGCCGTTTGAAGGGCGCGTGACGTATGTCCGTCAAAAGAATGGAGGAAGCGCTTCGGCGAGAAACCGCGGCATTGAAGAAGCCAAAGGCGAATACATCGCGTTTCTGGATTCGGACGATTACTGGGTCGCGGACAAGCTGGAAGCGCAGGTGAGAATCCTCGACGCCCATCCCAAGGTCGGGATTGTCTATGGCCGCATGCCGATCGTCAATGAAAAAGGCGAGAAGATAGGGATGAAACCCGCCGGCGTTTCCGGCAGGAATTTCAAAGAACTGCTGGATGTGTGGGGAGACCTGCCGACGTCCACCGTCATGACCCGCCGTGTCTGTTTTGAAAAAGCCGGGATGTTCGACACGTCCCTGACGACCATGCAGGACATCGACATGTGGCTGCGCATCGCGCGGCTCTACGACCTTTATGAGATCGAGGGGCAGGTCCTGGCGTATTACTGCCGCCACGGCAGCCAGGCCACAAGCGACAAGGTCAAGGTCTACGGCGGGCTGGTGAGGATCTATAAAAAGATTTTCAAGACGTTCCCGGACGCCCCCCGTGACGTCATGGTAAAACGGATCGCCTCCAACCAGTATATGCTGAGCCGTTCGTATTATGACAGGCGCCTGTACACGGACGCCCTGCGCAATCTGGCCGAGACGTTGTTGCGGTATCCTCACGTGGGGACGCTGTTTTGGGAGTCCCGGGACGGATCCGGGGGGAAAGCCTTCAAATTGGTTAAGCCCTATTTATATTTTGGGATTTGCGCGCTGAAGGCCGCCGGCCAGGGCACAAAAATATTTCTGAAACCTTTTGCAGAAAAATCCAAATAG
- a CDS encoding glycosyltransferase family 1 protein, protein MNVCIESQVLNHPRRSGLMTYTEGLVNGVHRNDRANAYALVYYSLRRSADGMPGPSDGNFRKAVLRVPDRPFWGRQALIDDFLLPAFLKKSKIQVFHRPAGYTMPDVKGVFKILTVHDLRTLTIGDSRWAQNIEKYKRALNALDACAVVSECTKRDLVQHFKIDEKKIRVTYLGADDRFRPAPDRDMADVKARYGLDQPFLLSVGSVPRKNIDGIIRGFAASRSKDQFLLALSCNMDVEKYQSLAQDLGVGPRLRILRNLKDADIVALYSACHCFVFPSLYEGFGLPILEAMQCGAPVITANSSSCPEVAGDAGILVNPAEPAEIAEAIDQVCRDEQLRKRMIEKGFQQAKKFGWDRFANQMKEIYDRG, encoded by the coding sequence ATGAATGTCTGCATTGAATCCCAAGTGCTGAATCATCCCCGGCGGTCGGGTCTGATGACCTATACCGAGGGGCTGGTGAACGGCGTCCATCGCAACGACCGCGCGAACGCGTATGCCCTGGTGTATTATTCTCTGCGCCGGTCGGCGGACGGGATGCCCGGCCCTTCGGACGGGAATTTCCGGAAAGCGGTCCTGCGGGTCCCGGACCGCCCGTTCTGGGGGCGGCAGGCGCTGATTGATGATTTCCTTTTGCCGGCATTTCTGAAAAAGAGCAAAATTCAGGTTTTTCACCGGCCGGCCGGGTATACTATGCCGGACGTTAAAGGCGTTTTCAAGATATTGACGGTCCATGATTTGAGGACCCTGACGATCGGGGACAGCCGCTGGGCCCAGAATATCGAAAAGTATAAAAGGGCCCTCAACGCCCTCGATGCCTGCGCGGTGGTGTCCGAATGCACCAAGCGGGACCTGGTCCAGCACTTTAAGATCGATGAGAAAAAGATCCGGGTGACCTACCTTGGCGCCGATGACCGTTTTCGGCCGGCTCCTGACAGGGACATGGCGGACGTCAAGGCGCGCTACGGCCTGGACCAGCCGTTTCTGCTTTCGGTGGGGTCCGTTCCGCGGAAGAATATCGACGGGATCATCCGCGGGTTCGCGGCGTCCCGGTCCAAGGACCAGTTTCTTTTGGCGTTAAGCTGCAACATGGACGTTGAAAAATATCAGTCCCTGGCGCAGGACCTGGGGGTGGGGCCGCGACTGCGCATTTTGCGCAACCTTAAGGACGCGGACATCGTGGCCTTATACAGCGCCTGCCATTGTTTTGTGTTCCCGTCGCTGTATGAAGGTTTCGGCCTGCCGATTCTGGAAGCCATGCAGTGCGGAGCTCCTGTCATCACCGCGAACTCTTCCTCATGCCCGGAAGTGGCCGGGGACGCCGGCATCCTGGTCAATCCCGCGGAGCCGGCCGAGATCGCAGAGGCCATTGATCAGGTCTGCCGGGACGAGCAGCTGCGCAAGCGGATGATTGAAAAAGGCTTTCAGCAGGCCAAGAAGTTCGGCTGGGACCGATTTGCCAACCAGATGAAAGAGATCTATGATAGGGGTTGA
- a CDS encoding class I SAM-dependent methyltransferase, with translation MEDDFLKENEKGKYTSCWGTGRYVQSEQSFWITEIIKSLNPKSKVLDLGCGNGFVVKRLVDNGIDAYGVDITSAGWMKKSEVNPAFKVLQDRLHEAPLWEIPFADKEFDMTFSTTVLEHIPTEKVDLTIKEILRVTKRKTIHYVDTVKEQEQFGENLHMTVQPCDWWLKKFAENNTDNVECIVRDKHELTASSFKHRSLRWYLNKIVRCIKERRLPDFIKDKF, from the coding sequence ATGGAAGATGACTTCCTGAAAGAAAACGAGAAAGGAAAATATACATCTTGCTGGGGGACAGGGAGATATGTGCAATCTGAGCAAAGCTTCTGGATCACTGAAATTATCAAAAGCTTGAATCCGAAATCCAAAGTCCTTGATTTGGGGTGTGGCAACGGCTTTGTCGTTAAGAGGTTGGTCGATAACGGCATTGATGCCTATGGTGTCGATATCACCAGCGCGGGTTGGATGAAAAAGAGCGAAGTTAATCCCGCGTTCAAAGTGCTGCAAGACAGGTTGCATGAGGCCCCTTTGTGGGAAATCCCCTTCGCCGATAAGGAATTTGACATGACATTCTCCACGACTGTCTTAGAACATATCCCAACGGAAAAGGTCGATCTGACCATCAAAGAAATTTTAAGAGTAACAAAAAGAAAAACCATTCATTATGTTGATACCGTCAAGGAGCAGGAACAGTTTGGTGAAAATCTGCACATGACTGTGCAACCGTGCGATTGGTGGTTAAAGAAATTTGCCGAGAATAACACTGATAATGTCGAGTGTATTGTCCGGGATAAGCATGAGCTCACGGCCTCCTCCTTTAAGCACAGGTCCCTGCGCTGGTATTTGAATAAAATCGTCCGCTGCATTAAAGAACGAAGGTTGCCTGATTTTATAAAGGATAAATTCTAA